In Kineococcus endophyticus, the following proteins share a genomic window:
- a CDS encoding helix-turn-helix domain-containing protein, translating into MPRDHWFWRLLRNTPADHVDDADAHTLDGVLGHIGHLDEVTGATLFETGGDGAALAPGHPAPDLHAEVSADRTENEATTAALDQARSQWRHLALSLRRGGLSATQTAKALGVSRPAIDKLVARATADTPTQRPPALTGFDMPPGAP; encoded by the coding sequence GTGCCCCGGGATCACTGGTTCTGGCGTCTGCTGCGCAATACCCCGGCTGACCACGTCGACGACGCCGATGCCCACACCCTGGACGGCGTCTTGGGCCACATCGGTCACCTCGACGAAGTCACCGGAGCGACCCTCTTCGAGACCGGCGGCGACGGCGCCGCACTGGCCCCCGGGCACCCTGCCCCCGACCTGCACGCCGAGGTCAGCGCAGACCGCACAGAGAACGAGGCCACCACAGCCGCCCTCGACCAGGCCCGCAGCCAGTGGCGCCACCTGGCCCTGTCCCTGCGCCGCGGCGGCCTGAGCGCCACCCAGACCGCCAAAGCCCTCGGCGTCTCACGCCCCGCCATCGACAAGCTCGTAGCCCGCGCCACCGCCGACACCCCCACCCAGCGACCCCCGGCGCTCACCGGCTTCGACATGCCCCCGGGCGCCCCCTAG